One Thiocapsa sp. genomic window carries:
- a CDS encoding DUF3368 domain-containing protein codes for MTIVVSDTTALIVLAAQQRLDLFAGCFERVLLPDAVYREWLAGDPDVAGIVPQRSWLEVVSVDEVPLLAELRTLLDPGEAEALALARQRHLPLIVDEKKGRRVARMMGIPVLGLVGVLLLAVQREILDSRSAKQILVNAKERGFHLSNGLYEAFIMRLETQ; via the coding sequence ATGACGATCGTTGTCAGCGATACGACTGCGCTGATCGTGCTCGCGGCTCAACAGCGACTCGATCTCTTCGCCGGCTGTTTCGAGCGGGTGTTGCTTCCGGATGCCGTCTACCGAGAATGGCTCGCCGGCGATCCCGATGTCGCGGGGATCGTACCACAGCGGTCATGGCTCGAGGTGGTGTCGGTGGATGAGGTGCCGCTGCTCGCCGAGCTTCGGACCCTGCTCGATCCCGGAGAAGCCGAAGCCCTCGCGTTGGCGCGTCAGCGACATCTGCCGCTGATCGTGGACGAGAAGAAAGGACGGCGGGTCGCGCGGATGATGGGCATCCCTGTGCTCGGATTGGTCGGCGTCCTGTTGCTTGCGGTCCAGCGCGAGATCTTGGATTCGCGCTCCGCGAAGCAGATTCTCGTGAACGCGAAAGAACGGGGGTTTCACCTGTCCAACGGCCTCTACGAGGCGTTTATCATGAGATTGGAAACTCAATGA
- a CDS encoding UPF0175 family protein, which translates to METIGIKALQTNPSLLGQTLDRGEYLLITRRGKPIGIAAAFDDRLLDLGFRKWIAVRSFQSGDLSLGQVARVFEKSREEMMGLLGELGVPIADYDLAEELETLGRLGRP; encoded by the coding sequence ATGGAAACCATCGGTATCAAAGCGCTCCAAACCAATCCGAGCCTGCTCGGACAGACCCTCGACCGCGGCGAATATCTGCTCATCACGCGGCGCGGCAAGCCGATCGGAATTGCCGCCGCCTTCGATGACAGGCTGCTCGACCTTGGTTTTCGAAAATGGATCGCCGTCCGATCCTTCCAGTCGGGTGATCTGAGCTTGGGCCAGGTGGCGCGGGTGTTCGAGAAGTCGCGCGAAGAGATGATGGGATTGCTCGGCGAGCTTGGTGTCCCGATCGCCGACTACGATCTTGCGGAGGAGCTCGAGACCCTGGGTCGGCTTGGCCGTCCTTGA
- a CDS encoding prephenate dehydrogenase/arogenate dehydrogenase family protein, whose translation MIERLAIIGVGLIGGSLARALREAGAVGQVIGCGRGLANLERARELGVVDLLTQDPAEAVAGADMVFVSVPLGAMRGVFEAIRDRLAPAAVVTDGGSVKGSVVVDALGVFGQVPPRLVPGHPIAGTEHSGVEASVAELYRQRRVILTPLPETDADALARVTAMWETCGAEVTCMSVAHHDEVLAATSHLPHMLAFGLVDALARMRENDEIFRYAAGGFRDFTRIASSNPVMWRDICLANREALSAMLARFGIEMTDLAESIRSADGEGLLAIFERAKAARDRYVDGPRID comes from the coding sequence ATGATCGAGCGGCTGGCGATCATCGGGGTTGGACTGATCGGCGGATCCCTCGCCCGGGCCCTGCGCGAGGCCGGCGCCGTGGGGCAGGTCATCGGCTGCGGACGCGGGCTTGCCAACCTCGAGCGGGCGCGCGAGCTGGGTGTCGTGGATCTGCTGACGCAGGATCCCGCCGAGGCGGTCGCGGGCGCGGACATGGTGTTCGTCTCCGTCCCGCTCGGTGCCATGCGCGGGGTCTTCGAGGCGATTCGCGACCGGCTCGCCCCCGCTGCGGTGGTGACCGATGGGGGTAGTGTGAAAGGCAGCGTGGTGGTGGATGCGCTCGGCGTCTTCGGCCAAGTTCCGCCGCGCTTGGTCCCCGGTCACCCGATCGCCGGCACGGAGCACAGCGGCGTGGAGGCATCCGTTGCCGAGCTCTACCGGCAGCGTCGCGTTATCCTGACCCCGTTGCCCGAGACCGACGCCGATGCACTCGCACGCGTCACCGCGATGTGGGAGACCTGCGGGGCTGAAGTCACCTGTATGTCCGTCGCACATCACGACGAGGTGCTCGCCGCCACCAGCCATTTGCCACACATGCTCGCTTTCGGGCTGGTCGATGCGCTGGCGCGCATGCGCGAGAACGACGAGATCTTCCGCTATGCCGCCGGTGGCTTCCGGGACTTCACTCGCATCGCTTCGAGTAATCCGGTCATGTGGCGCGACATCTGTCTCGCCAATCGCGAGGCCCTGAGCGCCATGCTGGCGCGCTTCGGCATCGAGATGACCGATCTCGCCGAGAGTATACGCAGCGCCGACGGCGAAGGCCTGCTGGCCATCTTCGAACGCGCCAAGGCGGCGCGCGATCGCTATGTGGACGGGCCACGGATCGATTGA
- the hisC gene encoding histidinol-phosphate transaminase, which yields MTVHDNPFLPLTAPGIAGLTPYVPGKPVSELERELGIRDSVKLASNENPLGPGPRAREAIAGLMGEIGRYPDGGGFELRRVLAEFHGVPPSAVTIGNGSNDVLDLIARTFLHPGVESVFSEHAFAVYPISTQAVGASARVAKACDYGNDLDALASLVTDKTRVVWIANPNNPTGTWLAAAPLKSFIGAMPRTCIVVVDEAYTEYVGEPDFPDATHWIDYFPNLIVTRTFAKAHGLAALRVGYGLSDPQVADLLNRVRQPFNVNAFAQAAAAAAIGDREHVRASVELNRAGMRQYLDAFKRMGLEYIPSVGNFITLDVGRPAGPVNQDLLKRGVIVRPVGNYGLPNHLRISIGLEAENARCIAALEDVLAS from the coding sequence ATGACTGTCCACGACAATCCCTTCCTGCCCCTGACTGCCCCCGGAATTGCCGGGCTCACCCCTTACGTCCCCGGCAAACCGGTTTCGGAGCTGGAGCGCGAGCTCGGTATTCGCGACTCGGTGAAGCTGGCATCGAACGAGAATCCCTTGGGCCCCGGCCCACGGGCGCGCGAGGCGATCGCCGGCCTGATGGGCGAGATCGGGCGGTATCCCGATGGCGGCGGCTTCGAGCTGCGACGCGTGCTCGCCGAGTTCCACGGTGTCCCGCCGAGCGCGGTCACCATCGGGAACGGATCGAACGACGTGCTCGACCTGATCGCACGGACCTTTCTGCATCCGGGTGTGGAGTCGGTCTTCTCCGAGCATGCCTTCGCGGTCTATCCCATCTCGACTCAAGCGGTCGGCGCGAGCGCACGTGTTGCCAAGGCGTGCGACTACGGGAACGATCTCGACGCGCTGGCGAGTCTCGTGACGGACAAGACCCGCGTGGTCTGGATCGCCAATCCGAACAATCCGACCGGGACCTGGCTGGCCGCCGCACCGCTCAAGTCATTCATCGGGGCCATGCCGCGCACCTGTATCGTGGTGGTCGACGAGGCTTACACCGAGTATGTCGGCGAGCCGGACTTCCCGGATGCCACACACTGGATCGATTACTTTCCGAATCTCATCGTGACCCGAACCTTCGCCAAGGCCCATGGTTTGGCCGCGCTGCGGGTCGGTTACGGACTCAGTGATCCGCAGGTGGCGGATCTGCTCAATCGGGTGCGTCAGCCCTTCAACGTCAACGCCTTCGCTCAGGCCGCCGCGGCCGCAGCCATCGGCGATCGCGAGCATGTGCGTGCCTCGGTCGAGCTCAACCGTGCGGGGATGCGGCAGTACCTCGATGCCTTCAAGCGAATGGGGCTCGAGTACATCCCGTCGGTCGGCAACTTCATCACGCTCGACGTCGGCCGCCCGGCCGGCCCGGTCAACCAGGACCTGTTGAAACGCGGCGTCATCGTGCGACCGGTCGGCAACTACGGTCTGCCCAACCATCTACGCATAAGCATCGGTCTCGAGGCCGAGAACGCCCGCTGCATTGCGGCACTCGAGGACGTGCTCGCGTCATGA